A region of Diadema setosum chromosome 15, eeDiaSeto1, whole genome shotgun sequence DNA encodes the following proteins:
- the LOC140238575 gene encoding uncharacterized protein — MGNLESSRLECFSTWHSAKRAIAHCLQLKEKLKGRHNQKMTTGTRETRIPPVTVAEMQEAERVILRSVQHEHFHEELQVQRGLENTGEVVDRGQVSTRNAAIKKTSALFRLDPFLDSEGIIRVGGRIDRANMSSDVRHPIILPRKCHISTLLIRDCHQRTQHMGRGITHNELRQKGLGDRRLRGQLSQQKMAELPEERVEPSPPFSYCAVDYFGPFLIKERRSEVKRYGVLFTCMSSRSVHPETANNLSSSAFINALRRFMNRRGSVRVTRLQPLLGHVTS; from the exons ATGGGCAACTTGGAGTCAAGTCGCCTTGAGTGCTTCTCTACTTGGCATTCAGCCAAGCGAGCAATCGCGCACTGCCTGCAGTTGAAGGAGAAGTTGAAGGGGAGACACAATCAAAAGATGACCACTGGAACAAGGGAAACGAGAATTCCACCTGTAACAGTGGCTGAGATGCAAGAAGCGGAACGAGTTATCCTGAGGAGTGTACAGCATGAGCACTTCCATGAAGAACTGCAGGTACAGAGAGGTCTAGAGAACACTGGTGAAGTGGTGGACAGAGGCCAAGTAAGCACAAGAAATGCAGCAATCAAGAAAACCAGTGCTTTGTTCAGGCTAGACCCATTCCTGGACAGTGAGGGAATCATCAGAGTTGGTGGTCGGATAGATCGCGCCAACATGTCCAGTGATGTCAGACATCCCATCATCCTTCCTCGTAAGTGTCACATTAGCACGCTGTTGATTCGTGACTGTCACCAGAGAACCCAGCACATGGGCAGAGGAATCACCCACAATGAGCTGCGCCAGAAGGGATTGGGTGATAGGAG GCTTCGAGGTCAGCTGTCCCAGCAGAAGATGGCAGAGCTGCCAGAGGAAAGGGTTGAACCCTCACCACCATTCTCCTACTGTGCAGTTGATTACTTTGGACCATTCCTGATCAAGGAACGACGCAGTGAAGTAAAGAGGTATGGGGTGCTGTTCACGTGCATGTCGTCCAGGAGTGTGCACCCGGAGACGGCAAATAACCTCAGCAGCAGTGCCTTCATCAACGCGTTGCGACGCTTTATGAATAGGCGTGGATCTGTGAGGGTTACCAGGCTACAACCTTTGTTGGGGCACGTAACGAGCTGA
- the LOC140238576 gene encoding uncharacterized protein: MKVHLFGRASSPGVAIFGLRRAADGGEGEFKFSAADYIRTDFYVDDGLRSEPDVPSAIQLLKNSQGLCKKAGLRLHKIASNSQEVLESFPLEDRAINIESLNLDKGTQAVERVLGIVWCIANDILGFKIELKERPFTRRGVLSVVSSIYDPCGYLSPVMLKGKQILQELCRRNIDWDCPMPDDLQPCWERWLTDLHELEKLRIPRCFKLSHFGEIQAVELHHFSDASQAGYGQCSYIRLVDDHGKTHCTLVLGKSRVTPLRPITIPRLELAAATVSAKTSSFLRAELKYADMKEFFWTDSQVVLGYIKNEARRFHVYVANRVQLIRDHTNPDSWFYVDTTQNPADKASRGMTAQQLTSSDI, translated from the coding sequence ATGAAAGTTCATCTTTTTGGCAGAGCAAGTTCACCAGGAGTAGCAATATTTGGGTTGCGACGTGCGGCAGATGGTGGTGAAGGAGAATTCAAATTCTCAGCAGCCGACTACATCAGGACAGACTTCTATGTAGACGATGGCCTTAGATCTGAGCCAGATGTTCCTTCAGCAATCCAGCTCCTGAAAAACAGTCAGGGACTTTGTAAGAAGGCAGGGTTACGTCTTCACAAGATAGCCTCAAACAGCCAGGAAGTGTTGGAGAGCTTCCCACTAGAGGACAGAGCCATCAACATAGAGAGCCTTAACCTTGACAAAGGCACCCAGGCAGTAGAGAGAGTCCTTGGAATCGTATGGTGCATCGCGAATGACATCCTTGGCTTCAAGATTGAGCTCAAGGAACGCCCCTTCACCAGGCGTGGCGTTCTTTCAGTGGTCAGCTCAATTTATGACCCGTGTGGCTACCTGAGCCCTGTCATGTTGAAGGGAAAGCAGATTTTGCAAGAGCTCTGCCGAAGGAATATAGACTGGGATTGCCCAATGCCAGATGACCTTCAACCGTGCTGGGAAAGGTGGCTGACTGATTTACATGAGCTAGAGAAGCTCAGGATACCCAGGTGTTTCAAACTAAGCCATTTCGGGGAGATCCAGGCTGTGGAACTTCATCATTTCTCCGATGCGAGTCAAGCAGGATATGGGCAGTGCTCATACATCCGTCTTGTGGACGATCATGGGAAGACGCACTGTACACTAGTGCTTGGCAAGTCCAGAGTGACCCCTTTGAGACCCATTACAATTCCAAGGCTGGAGTTGGCAGCGGCAACAGTCTCTGCCAAGACAAGTTCGTTCCTTAGAGCAGAGTTGAAGTATGCTGACATGAAGGAGTTCTTCTGGACAGACAGCCAGGTTGTACTTGGCTATATCAAGAATGAAGCCAGGCGGTTTCACGTGTACGTGGCCAACAGGGTACAGCTCATCAGGGACCATACCAATCCTGACTCATGGTTCTACGTAGACACTACTCAGAATCCTGCAGACAAGGCATCTCGAGGCATGACAGCTCAACAACTCACTTCCAGCGACATCTGA
- the LOC140238577 gene encoding uncharacterized protein has protein sequence MGCANTDAHRVKDCTERKKYKVCEGTHLACLHRDVKPQGSNNCTTVCSLPDQDGREHCMIVRVCVRHRSNHGKEVLQYAILDDQSNVGFISEGLRQKLDIEGPDTTLQLTTMHHSAQVKSKKISGLEVLDFNKEHSIKLPDCFTRDEVPARRSQIPKGQVLRRWTHLVPIADHLMPYPRFTFSSKVKEMFSAEKVLQVLEQDFKETDSNGEPYSVEETKFMEILEKGVQRREDGHCEMPLPLKAQEPNLPVNKPLEIKRWNQLSARLRKNQQFCDDYRTFMDDIIQNYAERVPTERLGVQNRVNYIPPTGVYHPRKNKIRVVFDCSAKYQGVSLNDNLLQGPKMTNSLLGVLCRFRKDYIAVAADGKSMFHQFSVTPEDRDLKMGTQSSLW, from the exons ATGGGATGTGCAAACACAGATGCCCATCGAGTGAAAGATtgcacagagagaaagaaatacaagGTGTGTGAGGGAACCCACCTAGCCTGTCTCCATCGGGATGTGAAACCGCAGGGCTCAAACAATTGTACAACTGTGTGTTCCCTGCCAGACCAAGATGGTCGGGAGCACTGTATGATAGTTCGGGTCTGTGTGAGGCACAGAAGTAATCATGGAAAGGAAGTGCTACAGTACGCCATCTTGGACGATCAGTCAAACGTCGGGTTTATTTCTGAGGGACTGCGGCAAAAGCTTGACATTGAAGGACCAGACACAACACTCCAACTGACCACTATGCACCACAGTGCACAAGTGAAGAGTAAGAAAATCAGTGGTCTCGAGGTGCTAGACTTCAACAAAGAGCACTCCATCAAGCTACCAGACTGCTTCACCAGAGACGAGGTCCCTGCAAGGCGCTCCCAGATCCCAAAGGGCCAGGTGCTTAGACGTTGGACTCATCTTGTACCGATAGCAGACCACCTGATGCCGT ATCCAAGGTTCACCTTTTCCAGCAAGGTAAAAGAGATGTTCAGTGCTGAGAAGGTCCTCCAGGTCCTTGAGCAAGACTTCAAGGAGACAGACTCAAATGGAGAACCCTACTCAGTGGAAGAGACCAAGTTCATGGAGATCCTGGAGAAGGGTGTTCAAAGACGTGAGGACGGGCACTGCGAAATGCCATTGCCGCTCAAGGCTCAGGAACCAAATCTTCCAGTCAACAAGCCCCTCGAAATCAAGAGATGGAATCAGTTATCAGCCAGACTGAGAAAGAACCAACAGTTCTGCGATGATTACAGAACATTCATGGATGACATCATCCAAAACTATGCAGAGAGAGTGCCAACAGAGCGTCTAGGAGTCCAGAACAGAGTGAACTACATACCACCCACAGGTGTGTATCATccaagaaagaacaaaatccGTGTGGTTTTCGACTGCTCAGCGAAATATCAAGGTGTGTCCTTGAACGACAATTTGCTGCAGGGACCAAAAATGACGAATAGCCTTCTGGGTGTACTTTGCAGGTTCCGCAAGGACTACATCGCTGTGGCTGCAGATGGGAAAAGCATGTTTCACCAGTTCTCCGTCACTCCTGAAGACAGAGATCTGAAGATGGGAACCCAGAGCAGCCTGTGGTAG